In Mycetocola spongiae, the genomic stretch TTCGACATGATCGGGATGCCCTTCAGCTATCCCGGCGAGGGCGTCTCACCCGGGGTCACCGAGACCGCGGATGCCCTCGCCGCCCTCGTCTCCGCGGGCCATAGCGACCGGCTCCTGCTCAGCCACGATCTCTTTTTGAAGGCCATGCTGGGCCGCTATGACGGGCGCGGGCTCGGCTTTGTGCCGGGCGAGTTCCGCGACCTCCTGCTTCACCGGGGGATCAACGCCGATCGGCTGCTTGATCACAACCCCGCCTCCCTGTTTATCCACGCACACAAAGGAATAACATCATCATGACAAACGTACTCATTGCCGGGGAATCCTGGATCACGCAGTCCACCCACATCAAGGGAATGGACTCGTTTACGACCCATAGCTATGTGGAGGGCGTGGGCCCCCTGCGCGATGCGCTCACCGCCGCCGGACATAATGTCACCTATCTGCCCGGCCACCTGGTGCCCACGCAGTTCCCGGAGACCGCCGAGGCACTCTCCGAATTTGACGTCATCATCCTCTCCGATATCGGGGCGAACTCGATCCAGCTCTCCCCGAGCGTATTTGAGAAATTTCAGACCGGGGTGGACCGCCTCGGGGTGCTCGCCGACTGGGTGGCCGCGGGCGGCGGATTTATGATGATCGGCGGCTATCTGTCCTTCACCGGATTTGAGGCCAAGGCGGCGTTTAGGCAGACCCGCATCGCCGAGGTGCTGCCCGTGGAGATGCTCGCGGAGGACGACCGCGCCGAGTTCCCGGGCGGCGTCATCGCCCGCGTGGATAACGCCGGCCACGAGGTCCTCGCGGGGATCTCCGGGCAGTGGCCCGCACTGCTGGGATATAACCGCACGGTGGCCCGCCCCGAGGCCGAGGTTCTGGCTACCGTGGGTGAGGACCCCCTGGTCGCGGTGGGTACCCACGGGGCCGGCCGCACCGCGGTCTTCACCTCGGACTGCTCGCCGCACTGGGCGCCCCCGGCCTTCTGCGAGGAGTGGGCCGGCTATGGCACGCTCTTTGGCAACCTGGTTGAGTGGCTGGGCCGGGCCCGGGCGTGACCACCCGGACCCTTCCGGGTGCGGCTCCCCTCGCGGGAGCCGCACCCGGCGGGCGCTCCGCGCGCCTGATCCACAGCTATTCCGCGGACCTCGATCGCGCGGGGCGGGTGCGCTTCATCCGGGAGATCACGGACCGTACCCTGAGCCAGACCCACTATGACCGCTATCTGCTGATCGAACGCGAATTTGTGCGCACCGCCCTGCGGATCACCGGCCTGTGTTTATGGAGCGAAACCGATTCGCTGCGGGCCCTGCATCACGCCCGCTCAATCGCGGCGCTCGCCGGGGAACAGCTGGACTATTTTGACCGGGCACTGGGCGACCGGGAGATCCCCGGGGCCGCCGCGGTGCTGGCGCGCTCGGCGGTGCTCTCGGAGTATGCGCTCGCCGCCGCGGAGAGGCACGGCTATCCCGGGGTGCTCACGTGCATGCTCGCCGCCGAAACCCTCTATGCCGGATGGTGTGGCCGCACCGTCGCGGGGTGGGAGGAGGGCGTGAGTGGCCCGCAGGCCGAATGGGTGCGGATGCATGCCACCCCGGCCTTTGCCACCCAGGCCCGGCTCCTCGGGGTGATGCTGGACGCGCAGGAAATTTCCGCGGACGGCGCCCTGGGCGAGGTCTTCCGGGGCATGCTCGCGGCCGAGGACAGCTTCCACGATTCCATCTATTCGAGCATAAAGGACACAGAATGAGCGGTATTCCCACGCGCGGCGATGTGGCCGCGCGCCTGAGCGAGGCCGGGATCGCCTGGGCCGAGATTCCGCTGGGCGGGGGCCGGGACATCATTGTTTCGGCACTCGGCGGCCGGGTCTACGGCCCGTTTACCCCGGGGAGCGAGGGCACCTCCGCCAACTGGGTTCCGGCGTTTTTTGGATCCCGCGAGGAATTTGCGCGCTTCCGCGCCTCGGGGCACTGGAACGTGGGCGGGGAACGGCACTGGATCGGCCCGGAGATCGCCTTTATGATCGGCGATCGCGCCGATTATTGGGGCAGCTATGTGCTGCCGCCCGCGATGGACCCCGCCGAGTATCGCCTGGTCACCGTGCCGGGCGGCGTGCGCCTGGAGACCGTTATGGAACTGCGCAGCCACCTGCCCGGTGCGGGCAGCGTGCGGCTCACCCTCGCGGTGGAGATCACCCCCGCCGCCCATCCGCTGCGCTATCTCGCGGGCGGAACTGGTGCGGCCTCCTATGCGGGCTATTCCAGCGCCGTGGAGCTAACCGTGGACGGACCCTCCGGGCAACCGGCCGAGTCCTGGAACCTGAACCAGGTGCCCGGCGGCGGCACCGCGCTGATCCCCGCGTTCTCGGAGGTGGAGGTCACCGATTATTATGAGCCCGTGGGCGGGAACCTGCGCCGGATCCCCGGGGGAGTGGCCGTGGATCTTCCCGGCGATACCCGCTTTAAAATTGGCCTCGCCGCGGCCCAGATCTCGGGCCGCCTGGGGCATCTCTCGGCCGCGGATTCCGCGGGGCGGCACACCCTCACGGTGCGTAATTTCCCCAATGATCCCTCCTCGGATTATTCCGAGGAACCCGATTTCTCGACCCATCGCGGTGACTCGCTGCACCTCTACGACGATGACGGCGGCCTCGGCGGCTTCGCCGAGTTGGAGGCCCGCGGCCACGGCGTGGGCGGGCAGGACGGGCAGACCCGCTCGCGCGACCGTTTCACGACGTGGAGCTTTTGGGGCACCCCCGCGGAACTCGCCCCCGTCGCCCAGACCCTCCTGGGGCTTTCCCTCCCCGACTCGACCCAAGGATAACCAAAATGAGCATAATACTCGCGGCACAGGATGCCGCACTGAAGGACCTCAACGACCTGACCGATCGCGGCATCCGCTTTCACGGAACCGCGGGCCTGGAGAGCGCCTCCCACTGGCTCGAGGAGCAGCTGCGCGCCGCGGGCCTGGCCGTGACCCGGCAGCGGGTTGCGGTCCCGGGCTGGGCC encodes the following:
- a CDS encoding TenA family protein; protein product: MTTRTLPGAAPLAGAAPGGRSARLIHSYSADLDRAGRVRFIREITDRTLSQTHYDRYLLIEREFVRTALRITGLCLWSETDSLRALHHARSIAALAGEQLDYFDRALGDREIPGAAAVLARSAVLSEYALAAAERHGYPGVLTCMLAAETLYAGWCGRTVAGWEEGVSGPQAEWVRMHATPAFATQARLLGVMLDAQEISADGALGEVFRGMLAAEDSFHDSIYSSIKDTE
- a CDS encoding DUF6786 family protein, with product MSGIPTRGDVAARLSEAGIAWAEIPLGGGRDIIVSALGGRVYGPFTPGSEGTSANWVPAFFGSREEFARFRASGHWNVGGERHWIGPEIAFMIGDRADYWGSYVLPPAMDPAEYRLVTVPGGVRLETVMELRSHLPGAGSVRLTLAVEITPAAHPLRYLAGGTGAASYAGYSSAVELTVDGPSGQPAESWNLNQVPGGGTALIPAFSEVEVTDYYEPVGGNLRRIPGGVAVDLPGDTRFKIGLAAAQISGRLGHLSAADSAGRHTLTVRNFPNDPSSDYSEEPDFSTHRGDSLHLYDDDGGLGGFAELEARGHGVGGQDGQTRSRDRFTTWSFWGTPAELAPVAQTLLGLSLPDSTQG
- a CDS encoding glutamine amidotransferase, giving the protein MTNVLIAGESWITQSTHIKGMDSFTTHSYVEGVGPLRDALTAAGHNVTYLPGHLVPTQFPETAEALSEFDVIILSDIGANSIQLSPSVFEKFQTGVDRLGVLADWVAAGGGFMMIGGYLSFTGFEAKAAFRQTRIAEVLPVEMLAEDDRAEFPGGVIARVDNAGHEVLAGISGQWPALLGYNRTVARPEAEVLATVGEDPLVAVGTHGAGRTAVFTSDCSPHWAPPAFCEEWAGYGTLFGNLVEWLGRARA